Proteins found in one Aspergillus chevalieri M1 DNA, chromosome 2, nearly complete sequence genomic segment:
- the set2 gene encoding SET and WW domain protein (BUSCO:EOG09261B14;~COG:K;~EggNog:ENOG410PGM7;~InterPro:IPR003616,IPR006560,IPR001202,IPR036020, IPR001214,IPR013257,IPR038190,IPR025788;~PFAM:PF17907,PF08236,PF00856;~go_component: GO:0005634 - nucleus [Evidence IEA];~go_component: GO:0005694 - chromosome [Evidence IEA];~go_function: GO:0005515 - protein binding [Evidence IEA];~go_function: GO:0018024 - histone-lysine N-methyltransferase activity [Evidence IEA];~go_function: GO:0046975 - histone methyltransferase activity (H3-K36 specific) [Evidence IEA];~go_process: GO:0006354 - DNA-templated transcription, elongation [Evidence IEA];~go_process: GO:0006355 - regulation of transcription, DNA-templated [Evidence IEA];~go_process: GO:0010452 - histone H3-K36 methylation [Evidence IEA];~go_process: GO:0034968 - histone lysine methylation [Evidence IEA]), which yields MSSHDNADSQSETVANAVTAMKLEHDDGDTASSVVNGSGGAVKKEEEEKILVNGSALEVKSRSQSHSPTKKEEREEREVKDADEEEKVGGDITVQLEPGEPPKLARSSSQKVVPRPPQLFLDLPDSTEEARSTFEVMEMCTYANKYMGYTEHAMECDCAEEWDSTVGKNHACGEDSDCINRATKIECVNDCSCGPECQNQRFQRREYANVAVIKTDKKGFGLRAESDLRPNQFIFEYVGEVINEGNFRRRMRQYDEEGIKHFYFMSLNKGEFVDATKKGNLGRFCNHSCNPNCYVDKWVVGEKLRMGIFAERFIQAGEELVFNYNVDRYGADPQPCYCGELNCTGFIGGRTQTERATKLSNATIEALGIDDADGWDTAVAKRPRKKKMGEADEEYVDSMQPKSLEENGVTKVMAALMQCQEKWIAVKLLGRIQRCEDERVRNRVVKMHGYQILNSQLAMWKDDHNVALQIMDILDKFPRLTRNKIIDSKIESTIQPLATCGDERVEKNAAALLQAWSTLEVGYRIPRMKRDPNSSSRAVNQFGRRENTRDERRRSRSRSRSRSRSLDAPRGPRGDRGPRNHHRPRPFRRQPNPLPPGWFAAESNGRTYYYSARGDTTWTRPTTPAPQPPPPPKESKDKALQDIIDGIMNAKENTPKEKTTTPGTPQASKLTPEGKEGSKWKGYSEEKQKKLYENTLFPHIKYVVDKFKHKLPKDDLKRHAKDVAKKLVNSDFKNSRVEDPTAISDKQQKKVKNYCKEYFEKAVVKHREHEKKKAGKDGKETGDTANGESDEGVDVKMSDDEGGKDTPGDGEETETPGSSLKRKRDDDPKREDGKRSPSPSKRQRSSTPPPPPPPPMSPGQAESTPTDKQAMQYAPTPPPPPPIPTEQS from the exons ATGTCCTCCCATGACAACGCGGACAGCCAGTCTGAAACCGTAGCGAATGCTGTGACCGCCATGAAATTGGAACACGATGATGGTGATACTGCGTCGTCCGTCGTCAACGGCAGCGGCGGCGCAGtcaagaaggaagaggaggagaaaaTACTCGTCAACGGATCCGCCCTCGAAGTCAAATCCCGAAGTCAATCACATTCGCCCaccaaaaaggaagaaagagaggaacGTGAAGTCAAAGATGcagatgaggaggaaaaggttGGAGGTGACATTACGGTTCAGCTCGAGCCTGGCGAACCGCCCAAGCTGGCACGCAGCTCCTCGCAGAAGGTTGTGCCACGCCCCCCTCAGCTATTCCTAGACTTGCCCGATAGCACGGAGGAGGCCAGGTCAACCTTTGAGGTGATGGAAATGTGCACGTACGCCAACAAATACATGGGTTATACGGAACATGCTATGGAGTGCGATTGTGCGGAAGAATGGG ACTCGACAGTTGGCAAAAATCATGCCTGTGGTGAAGACTCGGATTGTATCAATCGTGCGACCAAGATCGAATGTGTAAATGATTGCAGCTGTGGCCCAGAATGCCAAAATCAAAGATTCCAGCGAAGGGAGTACGCGAATGTGGCCGTCATCAAAACCGACAAGAAGGGGTTTGGCCTTCGTGCTGAGTCCGACTTGCGACCGAACCAGTTTATTTTCGAGTACGTCGGTGAGGTGATCAACGAAGGGAATTTCCGGAGGCGCATGCGCCAGTACGATGAAGAAGGAATCAAACATTTCTATTTCATGTCCCTCAATAAGGGTGAATTTGTTGATGCGACGAAGAAGGGTAACTTAGGCCGGTTTTGCAATCATTCGTGCAATCCCAACTGCTATGTCGATAAGTGGGTTGTTGGGGAAAAGCTCCGGATGGGCATTTTTGCGGAACGTTTTATCCAGGCTGGAGAGGAACTTGTTTTCAACTACAACGTTGACCGTTACGGAGCCGACCCTCAACCCTGCTACTGTGGAGAATTGAATTGTACGGGCTTCATCGGAGGACGGACGCAGACCGAACGTGCGACGAAACTGTCCAATGCAACTATCGAGGCTCTGGGTATCGACGATGCGGATGGCTGGGACACCGCCGTCGCCAAGCGGCCGCGTAAGAAGAAGATGGGCGAAGCTGATGAGGAATATGTGGACAGCATGCAACCGAAATCTCTGGAGGAGAATGGGGTGACTAAGGTCATGGCTGCATTGATGCAGTGCCAGGAAAAATGGATTGCAGTCAAATTGCTGGGACGGATTCAGCGGTGTGAAGATGAACGAGTTCGCAATCGTGTGGTGAAGATGCATGGCTACCAAATTCTGAACTCCCAGCTCGCTATGTGGAAGGATGACCACAATGTTGCCCTGCAGATCATGGATATCTTGGACAAGTTTCCTCGCCTTACACGAAACAAGATCATTGACTCTAAGATCGAGTCTACTATTCAACCTTTGGCAACCTGTGGTGATGAAAGGGTGGAGAAGAATGCGGCCGCACTTTTGCAAGCATGGTCGACGCTGGAAGTGGGCTATCGCATTCCTCGTATGAAACGGGATCCCAACAGCTCGTCGCGAGCAGTAAACCAGTTTGGACGACGAGAAAATACCCGCGATGAACGACGACGATCAAGATCACGTTCCCGGTCCAGGTCGCGGTCGTTGGATGCACCTCGCGGCCCGCGCGGTGATCGCGGTCCGAGAAATCACCATCGCCCGCGACCATTTCGCCGTCAACCCAATCCTCTACCTCCAGGGTGGTTTGCGGCCGAATCCAATGGCCGGACATACTACTACTCTGCACGTGGAGACACAACATGGACACGGCCAACCACAcctgctcctcagcctcctccacctccgaAGGAATCGAAAGACAAGGCACTGCAGGACATTATCGATGGTATTATGAATGCCAAAGAAAACACTCCTAAGGAGAAGACTACTACTCCTGGTACGCCGCAGGCATCAAAACTCACGCCTGAGGGGAAAGAGGGATCAAAATGGAAGGGCTACAGTGAGGAAAAACAGAAGAAGCTCTATGAGAATACC TTGTTCCCCCATATCAAGTATGTTGTGGATAAGTTCAAGCACAAGCTTCCAAAGGATGATTTGAAGCGTCATGCAAAGGAC GTCGCCAAGAAGCTTGTGAACTCGGATTTCAAGAACAGCCGGGTCGAAGACCCAACGGCGATTAGTGACAAACAACAGAAGAAAGTCAAGAACTACTGTAAGGAGTATTTTGAAAAGGCAGTTGTTAAACATCGAGAGcatgagaagaagaaagctgGCAAGGACGGCAAGGAAACCGGTGACACAGCAAATGGCGAAAGCGATGAAGGCGTCGATGTGAAGATGTCTGACGATGAAGGCGGTAAAGATACGCCCGGAGATGGCGAGGAGACTGAGACACCAGGGTCATCCTTGAAGCGAAAGCGAGACGACGACCCAAAAAGGGAGGATGGGAAACGGAGCCCTTCCCCCTCGAAACGGCAGCGTTCCTCTACACCACCGccccctccgccgccgccgatgAGTCCTGGGCAAGCAGAGTCCACGCCAACAGACAAGCAGGCAATGCAATATGCTCCTACTCCGCCGCCACCCCCACCGATTCCCACAGAGCAGAGTTGA